A window from Alphaproteobacteria bacterium encodes these proteins:
- a CDS encoding quinone-dependent dihydroorotate dehydrogenase produces MMDLPALALPFLRALPPETAHRLTVGLLANRLATSVMPARPADDPRLHQTLFGLDFPNPLGLAAGFDKNAEAVDGTFRLGFGFVEVGTVTPHPQPGNPRPRLFRLPQDGAVINRMGFNNDGAGRVAERLNLRQARRHRNPGPLGVNIGRNKDQTDAAADYRRGAEILGAFADYLVVNVSSPNTPGLRALQSAENLGGILRATRDGLAHLPEPPPVLVKIAPDLDDEALESIVRTARDESAAALIVSNTTVSRPPGLASPHRDEAGGLSGRPLFPLATRTLAKAYLYAEGALPLIGVGGVQSGADAYAKIRAGASLVQLYTALVFDGPALVGRILRELSARLAADGFADIAAARGGDAPDWASVS; encoded by the coding sequence ATGATGGACTTGCCCGCCCTCGCTCTTCCGTTCCTGCGCGCCCTCCCGCCGGAAACGGCCCATCGGCTGACCGTCGGGCTCCTGGCAAACCGGCTCGCAACATCGGTGATGCCGGCTCGGCCGGCCGACGACCCGCGTCTTCACCAGACCCTTTTCGGGCTGGATTTCCCCAATCCACTGGGCCTGGCGGCCGGGTTCGACAAGAACGCCGAAGCGGTGGATGGCACTTTTCGACTGGGCTTCGGTTTCGTCGAGGTGGGGACCGTCACGCCGCACCCGCAGCCTGGCAATCCGCGGCCGCGATTATTCCGCCTGCCGCAAGACGGGGCGGTGATCAACCGCATGGGCTTCAACAATGACGGTGCCGGACGCGTGGCCGAGCGGTTGAACCTGCGCCAGGCACGCCGGCACCGGAATCCCGGGCCGCTCGGCGTCAATATCGGACGGAACAAGGACCAGACGGATGCGGCGGCCGATTATCGCCGGGGCGCCGAAATTCTGGGTGCCTTTGCCGATTATCTGGTGGTCAATGTGTCGTCTCCCAACACGCCCGGCTTGCGCGCCCTTCAGTCGGCCGAGAACCTGGGCGGCATTCTGCGCGCCACCCGCGACGGGCTTGCCCACCTGCCCGAGCCGCCGCCGGTTCTGGTCAAGATCGCACCCGATCTGGACGATGAAGCGCTCGAATCCATCGTGAGGACGGCACGGGATGAATCGGCCGCCGCCCTCATTGTTTCCAACACAACCGTTTCGCGGCCGCCCGGCCTCGCGAGCCCTCACCGGGATGAAGCCGGTGGCCTCAGCGGCCGTCCGCTTTTTCCCCTTGCCACGCGGACATTGGCGAAAGCCTATCTCTATGCCGAGGGCGCCTTGCCGCTGATCGGTGTCGGCGGTGTGCAAAGCGGGGCGGATGCCTATGCCAAGATCCGGGCGGGCGCCTCGTTGGTTCAGCTGTACACGGCGCTGGTCTTTGACGGACCGGCCCTGGTTGGCCGTATCCTGCGGGAGCTGTCCGCGCGCCTGGCGGCAGACGGGTTTGCTGACATCGCCGCTGCTCGGGGGGGCGATGCGCCGGACTGGGCCAGTGTGAGCTAA
- a CDS encoding helix-turn-helix transcriptional regulator, with translation MLRHEDVWTAIDALAKEYGLSPSGLARRAGLDPTTFNKSKRFTREGKPRWPSTESIAKILKAVGATMADFTRFLPEGGNGQPVRVPVIGLAQAGNMPQIKADQEVATMSVPDTGDPEAFALKISGACMAPAFLDGEFIVVSPRASAAPGDRVVIRTKAGEVVTKELVREDAAFIEVRTLYPRQEERVLARDEIDWMARVMWTQH, from the coding sequence ATGCTACGTCATGAAGATGTATGGACCGCCATTGACGCCTTGGCCAAAGAGTACGGACTGTCACCTTCCGGGTTGGCGCGCCGCGCCGGGCTCGATCCAACCACTTTCAACAAGAGCAAGCGCTTTACCCGCGAGGGCAAGCCGCGCTGGCCGAGCACGGAGAGCATTGCCAAGATCCTGAAGGCGGTCGGTGCCACGATGGCGGATTTCACCCGGTTCCTTCCCGAGGGCGGCAACGGCCAACCGGTCCGGGTACCGGTCATCGGCCTGGCCCAGGCCGGGAATATGCCGCAGATCAAGGCCGACCAGGAGGTCGCAACCATGAGCGTACCGGATACGGGCGACCCCGAGGCCTTTGCGCTGAAAATTTCGGGCGCCTGTATGGCGCCGGCGTTTCTTGACGGTGAATTCATTGTCGTCTCGCCCCGCGCCAGTGCGGCGCCCGGCGACCGGGTCGTAATCCGCACCAAGGCGGGAGAGGTCGTCACGAAGGAACTTGTTCGAGAAGACGCGGCCTTCATCGAGGTCCGGACCCTTTATCCGCGCCAGGAGGAACGGGTGTTGGCGCGGGACGAGATCGACTGGATGGCGCGCGTCATGTGGACCCAGCACTAG